One Verrucomicrobiia bacterium DNA window includes the following coding sequences:
- a CDS encoding fumarate reductase/succinate dehydrogenase flavoprotein subunit — translation MATLNSNTPSGPLAQKWEKHKFATKLINPANKRKYKVIVVGAGLGGASAAATLAELGYDVHNFVFHDSPRRAHSVAAQGGINAAKNYQSDGDSVYRLFYDTIKGGDFRSREANVHRLAEVSVNIIDQCVAQGVPFAREYGGLLDNRSFGGAQVSRTFYARGQTGQQLLLGAYSALNKMIAAGGVKSYTHSEMLDLVVVDGHAKGIIVRNLQTGEITRHNADAVVLATGGYGNVFNLATYARGSNATAIWRAYKRGACFGNPCYTQIHPTCIPVSGDYQSKLTLMSESLRNDGRIWVPKRKEDCQKNPADIPETDRDYYLERMYAAFGNLAPRDIASRAAKLVCDEGRGVGQTGLGVYLDFADSIKRLGEDKVRERYGNLFAMYHEITNEDAYKTPMRIYPAVHYTMGGLWVDYNLMSNLPGLFVLGEANFSDHGANRLGASALMQGLSDGYFVLPATISGYLATQSPGKRPATDDGFFKEAEENVRNITKRLLGNKGRRTPDSFHKQLGKLMWEYCGMARNKAGLEKGIKLIAELRAEYWQDVKVAGEEGEWNQSLEKAGRVADFLELGELMCRDALHREESCGGHFREEYQYTQADPEVKQGLVNPGDVKRRDDQFAYVAGWEYAGSPDKAPILNKEPLVYEEVHMSTRSYK, via the coding sequence ATGGCCACGCTGAATTCCAACACCCCGTCCGGCCCGCTCGCGCAAAAGTGGGAAAAACACAAGTTCGCCACCAAGCTCATCAACCCGGCGAACAAGCGGAAATACAAGGTCATCGTCGTGGGTGCCGGCCTTGGTGGCGCATCCGCTGCCGCCACGCTGGCCGAACTCGGCTACGACGTGCACAACTTTGTGTTCCACGATTCGCCCCGGCGCGCCCACTCGGTCGCGGCGCAGGGCGGCATCAACGCGGCGAAGAATTACCAGAGCGACGGCGACTCGGTGTATCGCCTGTTTTACGACACCATCAAGGGCGGTGACTTCCGTTCGCGTGAAGCCAACGTGCACCGGCTCGCCGAAGTGTCGGTCAACATCATTGACCAGTGCGTCGCGCAGGGCGTGCCGTTTGCCCGCGAATACGGCGGCCTGCTCGACAACCGCTCCTTCGGCGGCGCGCAGGTTTCCCGCACGTTCTACGCGCGCGGCCAGACCGGCCAGCAATTGCTGCTCGGCGCGTATTCGGCGTTGAACAAGATGATCGCCGCTGGTGGCGTGAAGTCTTACACGCATTCCGAAATGCTCGACCTCGTCGTGGTGGACGGCCACGCGAAGGGCATCATCGTTCGCAACCTCCAAACCGGCGAAATCACGCGGCACAACGCCGACGCGGTCGTGCTGGCGACGGGCGGTTATGGCAACGTGTTCAACCTCGCCACCTACGCGCGCGGCTCGAACGCGACTGCGATCTGGCGCGCCTACAAGCGCGGCGCGTGCTTCGGCAACCCGTGCTACACGCAGATTCACCCGACGTGCATCCCCGTCAGCGGCGATTACCAGTCGAAGCTCACGCTGATGAGCGAGTCGCTCCGCAACGACGGCCGCATCTGGGTGCCCAAGCGCAAGGAAGACTGCCAGAAGAACCCGGCGGACATTCCCGAGACGGACCGCGATTACTATCTCGAACGCATGTATGCGGCGTTTGGCAACCTCGCGCCCCGCGACATCGCGAGCCGCGCGGCCAAGCTGGTGTGCGACGAAGGCCGCGGCGTCGGTCAGACCGGGCTGGGCGTGTATCTCGACTTCGCCGATTCGATCAAGCGTCTCGGCGAGGACAAGGTCCGCGAGCGTTATGGCAACCTGTTCGCGATGTATCACGAAATTACCAACGAGGACGCCTATAAAACGCCGATGCGCATCTATCCGGCGGTGCACTACACGATGGGCGGCCTGTGGGTGGATTACAACTTGATGAGCAATCTGCCCGGCCTGTTCGTGCTCGGTGAGGCGAACTTCTCCGACCACGGCGCCAACCGGCTCGGCGCCAGCGCGCTGATGCAGGGCTTGAGCGACGGTTATTTCGTCTTGCCCGCGACCATCTCCGGTTATCTTGCGACGCAAAGCCCGGGCAAGCGTCCGGCGACGGACGATGGTTTCTTCAAGGAAGCCGAGGAGAACGTCCGCAACATCACCAAACGCCTGCTGGGCAACAAAGGCCGGCGCACGCCCGACAGCTTCCACAAACAGCTCGGCAAACTCATGTGGGAATATTGCGGCATGGCCCGCAACAAGGCCGGACTCGAAAAGGGCATCAAGTTGATCGCCGAACTGCGTGCAGAGTATTGGCAGGACGTCAAGGTGGCCGGCGAAGAAGGCGAATGGAACCAGTCCCTCGAAAAGGCCGGGCGTGTGGCCGATTTCCTCGAACTGGGCGAACTTATGTGCCGCGACGCGTTGCACCGCGAGGAAAGCTGCGGCGGCCATTTCCGCGAGGAATATCAATACACCCAGGCCGATCCCGAAGTGAAGCAAGGTCTCGTCAACCCCGGCGACGTGAAGCGCCGCGACGATCAGTTCGCCTACGTGGCCGGCTGGGAATACGCCGGTTCACCCGACAAGGCGCCGATTCTGAACAAGGAACCGCTCGTGTATGAGGAGGTTCACATGAGCACGCGGAGCTATAAATGA
- a CDS encoding HAD-IA family hydrolase, which yields MPIRAITFDVGGTLIEPWPSVGHVYAEVAERFGVNGVAPDRLTENFIRAWKARSGFDYSRESWFALVRETFAEQAARLPAAFFPAVFDRFADADTWRLYDDVLPALEALARRGVKLGVISNWDDRLRPLLAALDLTRFFTSIVVSCELGSTKPDARLFRRAAAELGVAPGELLHVGDSAIMDVAGAQSAGAVGCRVRRRAAAAAAHEVGALTDLIGRLGD from the coding sequence ATGCCCATTCGCGCCATCACCTTTGACGTTGGCGGCACGCTCATCGAGCCGTGGCCGTCGGTGGGCCACGTGTATGCGGAGGTGGCGGAGCGGTTTGGCGTGAACGGCGTGGCGCCGGACCGGCTGACGGAGAATTTCATCCGCGCCTGGAAAGCGCGGTCAGGCTTTGACTATTCGCGCGAGAGCTGGTTCGCGCTCGTCCGTGAAACATTCGCTGAACAGGCCGCGCGTTTGCCCGCGGCATTTTTTCCGGCGGTTTTCGACCGTTTCGCCGACGCCGACACGTGGCGTCTTTACGATGATGTTTTGCCGGCGCTGGAGGCGTTGGCGCGGCGTGGCGTGAAACTGGGAGTGATTTCCAACTGGGACGATCGCCTGCGACCGCTGCTGGCGGCGCTCGATCTCACCCGCTTCTTCACGAGCATCGTCGTCTCGTGCGAACTCGGCTCGACCAAGCCCGACGCGCGCCTGTTTCGGCGGGCCGCCGCGGAATTGGGGGTGGCGCCCGGGGAACTGCTGCACGTGGGTGACAGCGCGATCATGGACGTGGCGGGTGCTCAGAGTGCGGGTGCCGTCGGTTGCCGGGTGCGACGCCGGGCGGCGGCCGCGGCGGCCCACGAGGTCGGTGCTCTGACGGATCTGATCGGCCGATTGGGGGATTAG
- a CDS encoding succinate dehydrogenase cytochrome b subunit has protein sequence MNIVARLFGSTLGKKYIMAVTGAAMVLFVTAHMIGNLQLFLGPEALNRYAHFLQSNIELLWPARLGLLAMVALHVWAALTLSLENKAARPVEYGHGKSPFGSTLASRTMLGGGAVIALFIVFHLLHYTVCAKAVNFTGIDFTQLHDAEGRHDVYAMVVYGFGVWYVAAFYIFAVGCLAVHLSHGIGAMFQSLGWRNHAWWPVISQAAKIWAVVLFLGYAVVPGAVLAGYGKSYVNGLTPLACCLPASVAAPAGQPSDTPAATNAPAATSEEAK, from the coding sequence ATGAACATCGTAGCCAGATTATTTGGTTCGACGCTGGGCAAAAAATACATCATGGCCGTCACCGGGGCGGCGATGGTGCTTTTTGTCACGGCACACATGATCGGGAACCTGCAACTGTTCCTCGGCCCCGAGGCGCTCAACCGCTACGCGCACTTTTTGCAGAGCAACATCGAACTGCTCTGGCCCGCGCGTCTGGGCCTGCTGGCCATGGTCGCACTGCACGTCTGGGCCGCGTTGACCTTGAGCCTCGAAAACAAGGCCGCGCGGCCGGTTGAATACGGCCACGGCAAAAGCCCGTTCGGCTCCACCCTGGCCTCGCGCACGATGCTCGGCGGCGGCGCGGTCATCGCGTTGTTCATCGTGTTTCATCTGCTGCACTACACGGTCTGCGCCAAGGCGGTGAACTTTACCGGGATCGATTTCACGCAACTGCACGACGCCGAGGGACGCCACGACGTGTATGCAATGGTCGTTTACGGCTTCGGCGTCTGGTATGTGGCGGCGTTTTACATTTTCGCCGTCGGCTGTCTGGCCGTGCATCTGAGTCACGGCATCGGCGCGATGTTCCAGTCGCTCGGCTGGCGCAACCACGCCTGGTGGCCGGTGATCAGCCAGGCTGCCAAAATCTGGGCCGTGGTGCTGTTTCTCGGCTACGCGGTCGTGCCGGGCGCGGTGCTGGCGGGTTACGGCAAAAGCTACGTGAATGGACTGACGCCGCTGGCGTGCTGCCTGCCGGCGTCCGTAGCCGCCCCAGCCGGGCAACCGTCCGACACCCCGGCGGCCACCAACGCGCCGGCCGCTACTTCCGAGGAGGCGAAATAA